One window of Hymenobacter sp. BRD128 genomic DNA carries:
- the corA gene encoding magnesium/cobalt transporter CorA: protein MSPSSPPSAPATNQRTRPSSPTQPEPDAPGGLPADSDREARRRALYQTVGQRPGTLHVQPDALKPRLFLMSYDENVHEEAEYTDRYDDLIAYLRAHPELKHWVDVRGYGDLDLMERIMQEFGLHPLQMEDVLGDYQRAKVEVFDDNRLFLVSRMTEFTPQLTVHDDQLSIFTGPNYVLSFQDDYDDCLEVLRNRIRANFSQLRRKPVGYLAYALTDVVLDHYYPTMAAIGDYIEELETSIFDERRERRLLNRILRIKKDVVRFRRLVYPERDKMSEILRLPEEVVPEDLKVFYRDAYDHAIQALDLAESYRDNISSLADLFLSDQSNRMNEVMKVLTIISSIFIPLSFVVGLYGMNFQHEDSHGHLLPLNMPELYSPLGYPILLVVLTLIVAAQLYYFWRKGWLSRD from the coding sequence ACCCAGCCGGAGCCGGATGCTCCCGGCGGCCTGCCCGCCGACTCCGACCGCGAGGCCCGCCGCCGGGCACTGTACCAAACTGTGGGCCAGCGCCCCGGCACGCTGCACGTGCAGCCCGATGCCCTCAAGCCGCGCCTGTTTTTGATGTCGTATGACGAAAACGTGCACGAGGAAGCTGAATACACCGACCGCTACGACGACCTTATTGCCTACCTGCGCGCCCATCCCGAGCTTAAGCACTGGGTTGACGTGCGCGGCTACGGCGACCTCGACTTGATGGAGCGCATTATGCAGGAATTTGGCCTGCACCCGCTGCAAATGGAAGACGTGCTCGGCGACTACCAGCGCGCCAAAGTGGAGGTGTTCGACGACAACCGCCTCTTCTTAGTGTCGCGCATGACTGAGTTTACGCCCCAGCTCACGGTGCACGACGACCAGCTGTCCATCTTCACCGGGCCTAACTATGTGCTCTCGTTTCAGGATGACTACGACGACTGCCTGGAGGTGCTGCGCAACCGCATCCGGGCCAATTTCAGCCAGCTGCGGCGCAAGCCGGTGGGCTACCTGGCCTACGCGCTCACCGATGTGGTGCTCGACCATTACTACCCCACCATGGCCGCCATCGGCGACTACATTGAGGAGCTGGAAACCAGCATTTTTGACGAGCGGCGCGAGCGGCGGCTGCTCAACCGCATTCTGCGCATCAAGAAAGACGTGGTGCGCTTCCGGCGCCTCGTGTACCCGGAGCGCGATAAGATGTCGGAAATCCTGCGCCTGCCCGAAGAAGTGGTGCCCGAAGACCTCAAGGTGTTTTACCGCGATGCCTACGACCACGCCATTCAGGCCCTGGACCTGGCCGAAAGCTACCGCGACAACATCTCCTCGCTGGCCGACCTGTTTCTTTCGGACCAGAGCAACCGCATGAACGAGGTAATGAAGGTGCTGACTATCATCAGCTCTATCTTCATTCCGCTGAGCTTTGTGGTGGGGCTCTACGGCATGAATTTTCAGCACGAAGACAGCCACGGCCACTTGCTGCCACTCAATATGCCCGAGCTGTACTCGCCGCTGGGCTACCCTATCTTGCTGGTGGTGCTCACGCTCATTGTGGCCGCGCAGCTGTATTACTTCTGGCGCAAGGGCTGGCTCAGCCGCGACTAG